Below is a window of Senegalia massiliensis DNA.
ACATTCCTACTGACCAAAATATCCCTATTATGGCATCTGAATTAGTTTTTGCACGTCTATTTATTGTAGATATAGAAAGTGCAGCAATAATTGAAAATAAAAATGCACCTATTATAGGTTCAAACCCCAATAGATAACCAAGGCCTATACCTCCAAAGGAAGTATGAGCTATACCTCCACTCATCATTACAAGTCTTTTCTCTACAATTATAGTACCTATTATCCCACAAACAATACTTGCGAGTATTGCTGCAATAAAAGCATTTGTAAAAAAATCATATTTAAATGCTTCTAATATCATATTTCTTCACCTTCCTCATCATGAACATGAAGCACTCTATGAGGAGTATTTCCATGTGCTATTAATTCTACTGGACATCCATAAACATTTTCTAATGTCCTTTTACTCAATTTTGTATCATCACCATGATAATGCATTTTTTTATTTAAACAAGCAACCGTATCTATATAAGAATTAATGACCCCTACATCATGACTTACTACTATTATAGTTTTATCTTCATTTAACCTTTTAAGTAAATTATATATTTCTGTTTTAGAATTAGCATCTAAACTTGCTGTAGGTTCATCTAATATCATAATTTCAGGTTCCATTATAAGTGCACGAGCAATAAGTACCTTTTGAAGTTGTCCACCTGATAATTGTGATATTTGTCTATTTCTAAATTTATATATGCCAAGGCTATGCATTATTTCCTCAGCCTTGTTAATATCTGTGTTTTTGAATCTATGAAGAAATTTAATTTTACCTTCAAGTTTGCCTAGAAGTATAACATCTAATACTTTTATAGGAAATGTTCTATCAAAATTACTAAACTGCGGTACATAACCAATAGGTCTATGGTCATTTATTTTTACTTCACCAATATTTGGTTTTATAAGGCCTAAAAGAGATTTCAAAAGAGTAGTTTTTCCTCCACCATTTGGTCCTATTACTCCTAAAAATTCACCTTTTTTAATTTTTATATTTATATCATCTAAAGCAGTTACATTATCATATTTTACAGTGAGATTATTTACCTCTATGATATTCATCAATTCACCTTCCTTATTCCTTACAATATACCTATTTTATCAGATTGAAAAATGCTGTCAATATGAATATACCCTAATATTATATTCTAGACAATATGATATAATTTAAACAATTAAAAAAGAACTAATTCAATAATAAAATGAACCAGCTCTTTTTTATATTATTATTTTATAATTTTACCTAGTCGTGATTTCAGTATTTTTTTATCTTTTGCTACAATTTCACCATTTATTATAACATATTCAATACCTTCTGGAGGCAATGTAGGATTTAAATAATCTGCTTTATCTTGAATGTTTTTAGGGTCAAATATAACTAAATCTGCATCATAATTTAATTTTATTTGTCCTTTAGATTTTAATCCTAACCTTTTAGCTGGTATTAATGTCATTTTCTTTAAAGCTTCTAACATAGATATTTTCTCTTCTTCTCTTACATATTTTGATAATGCTTTTGGAAATGTACCTGCTCCTCTAGGATGTCCTTGAGAGGTATTGTATAGTCCATCACTTGCTATGCTCATAAAAGGTGATTTTAATGCTCTTACAACTTCATCTTCATTCATTACAAAAGCTACTACTAACATATTAGGATGTTCTTTTCTAGCTTTTATAAATAATTCTTTATTGCATCTAACCCCCTTATAAGGTTCTTCAGTAAGTAAAATACTGTCATAAGACTTGTTCCAGAGGTCAAAACACCCTTCATCAAATACAGCTGAACCAATATAAGTGCTAAATGCATCATATGGATAACAATCTGCTTCAATATCAATACCATCATCTATAGCCTTTTGTATTACTTCTAAAGTTTCATTCATCATACCGTAAGCCGCACAACTTCCTAAATGAGATATTTGCATTGGTATTCCAGTTTTTTTAGAAATCTCTATAAGTTCTTTAACAGATTCTATAGCATATTTAGCATCTTTTCTATAATGGGCTGAAAGTAGTACTTCTTTTCCTCTTAAAGGTTCACATAATTTAACAATTTCATCTAATGTTATTCCAGGTGAATACTCAATTCCAAATGATAATCCTATTGCACCATAATCTATAGCCTCATTTAATAAAACTTTCATTTGCTCTATTTCTTTATCAGTTGCTTTTCTATACCTATCTTCTATTCCTACTTGTTCTCTTAAATAATTATGTCCTATAAATAAAAGATAGTTTATAGGAGAACCATTTTTATCTACAAAATCATAAAACTCTTTAATTGATTGCTTATTTATTCCACAATTTCCTCCAACACCAGTAGTAACACCCATAAGTAACATTTTATTAGCTATGTCGTAATCATCATTATCAATAGTATTTCCTATTGTTTCTTCATGCATATGAATGTCAATAAATCCAGGAGATACTATCTTTTTTTCTGCATCAATTATAATTTTAGCTTCTCCTATATTTTTACCTATTTTTACTATTTTTCCACTACTTATTCCAATATCTAATATATCTTTAGAACTATTATCAAAATCATATATTTCACCATTAGTTATTTTCAAATCAAACATATTTTCATCTCCAATTATAATTTTTAAAATGGACCAAAATTAATGAGATTAGCTATTACAACTAATACTCCTGCAACTATATATTCTACTAAAATCAAAGGTAGTATCCATTTTGCCCATTTGTCCCAAGGTACTTTTGCTAAAGCAAGACCTGCCATAAAATATCCTGAAGTTGGTGTGAAAATATTAGAAATTCCATCTCCAAATTGATAAGCAAGTACAGCAGTTTGTCTTGTTACTCCTACTAAATCTGAAAGTGGAGCTAAAATTGGTATAGAAACTGCTGCCTGACCACTGCCTGATGGTACTATAAAATTAAGGAAACATTGGAAAATATACATTCCTAATGCTGCAAGATATGATGGTAGTCCTGATACTAAACTAGCTGTAGAATGTAATATTGTGTCAAGTATTTGCCCTTCTGTAAGTACGACAAGTATAGCCCTTGCAAATCCAACAACTAGAGCTCCTCCCGCTAGATTAGACATACCTTCTATGAGACTTTCTGCAAAGCCATTAAATCCAAGTCCTCCTACAATAGCAACTACTATAGCCATCCCTAAGAAGAGTGCAGAAATTTGTTCTATATACCAACCATAATTTACAACACCAAATACTAATAATCCTATTGTTACTGCTACTACTAATAAAACTATTTTATGCCTTACTGTAAAATCCATTAAATTATCTAAATCTAGAGTATCTTCTCTTTTTTGATCTGCTTCATACATTAATGATTTTTTAGGATTTTTCTTAACCCTTCCTGCATACCAGAAAATAAATGAGGTAGCTAATAGATACATCACAATATATGCGAATATTCTATATCCCATACCAGAAAATAAAGGAATTCCAGCTATACCTTGTGCTACTCCTATAGTAAAAGGATTCATAAATGCCCCTGCAAATCCAGCCCCAGCTCCTACAAGCACCATTCCTACTCCTGTAAGAGAGTCAAATCCAAGTGCTATTGCAAGTGTTACCATTATAGGTATAAAGGGAAGTGTTTCTTCTGCCATACCAAAAACAGCACCACCAAGTGAAAATACAAACATAATTATAGGTATTATTAGTTTTTCTTTGCCTGCCATCATTATAGTTACTTTACCTAATCCTGCTTCTGTAGCTCCTGTTGCTTCTACAACAGCAAATGATCCACCAACTATGAAAATGAAAAATATTATTAATGCCGTTTCAACCATACCTTTTGGTACAGATTTTAACAATCCAAATGGAGTTACTGGTGTTTTTTCAACATTTTCAAATGATTCAGGATCTAATACTTCTCTTCCCTCTTCGTTTTCCACCATATTATATTCGCCAGCTGGTACAATGTATGTGAGAACTCCACAAATTAAAATTATTGTTAATAGTATTACATATACATGTGGTACCTTAAACTTTTTCTTTTTATTATCTAATTTAACATCACTCATTTATATACCCCCTATTTTTTTAACTACAATATTCCATGGCTATCAATGTATATATAACTGTAGCAGGATAAACTTGCTTTTTGTCTATAAACTCCTTAGATGAATGAGCTGATTCCAAATCTCCTGGCGCAAATACAATCGTCTCTATATTTGCATATGATGAAAGTAATCCTCCATCAGTCCATGCTGGGAAATAAGTTAATTTTGTATCTTTATCCATTATTTTATCTGTTATACCTTTAGATATCTTCACTATATCACTATTTGTATCTGTTTCCATAGCTTCATGAACATAACCATCTCTCATAACACTTTCTTTCATTATTTTCATTTCACATTTAAATTTATCATCTTTTTTAGACATATCATCTAAAATATCTTGATATTCTTTTAACATATCTTGATAGTTTTCTTTTGGTACCCATCTTCTATCTATTTTGAGTTTGCAATTTCCTGCTACTGTACTTGGCTGAGTTCCACCATTTATAGTTCCATAATTCATAGAAGATGTACCTATTATAGGATGAGTATTTGAGTATATTTTTGGTATAACTTCATCTTCTATCCTCTGTATAAAATTTGTTGCTTTTACTATTGCATTTATACCTTCTTCTTGTTTTCCACCATGAACAGTTTTTCCTACAAAATCAAACTCAATCCATTCTAATCCTCTATGAGCCACACATATTTCTAGCCTTGTAGGCTCTCCAACTATGGCAGCATCTATATCTAAATTTCTTTTAAGTAAATCTATGGTTCCTTCACTACCTTCTTCTTCATCAATTACTCCTGCAAATATTAAATCACCTTTTAATTCAACTTTTGACCTTTTAATTGCTATCATAGAAGCTATCATGCATGCTAAAGGTCCTTTCATATCTACAGTCCCTCTTCCATATAGTTTATTGTCTTTTTCTATTAATTTACATGCATTTTCCATATCATATGGAGGTACAGTATCAGTATGTCCTGTTAATAATAAATTCTTTCCGATACCATTTCCTTTGATTCTTGCAATAACATTACACCTTCCATCTACTACTTCTTGAACTTCCACTTTAATATTTTCAGATTCAAAAATATGTTTAATTTTTTCTGCAACTTTTGTTTCTTGCGATTGAATTCCTGGATAACTTGGTATTTCTACTAATTCTTTGATAATCTTAATAACTTCTTTTTCTGAAATTAATTCCTTAATTTCATCGACTTTTTTATTATACATTAAACTCCCCTTTCTTATAGTTCATTATATGAACTATAGATTTGGTATATGAACTATTTGTAATAATTATAACATAATCTTCTGAATATTACTACAAAAAAATATATTCCATAAATTTATGGAATATATTTTTCTACCTTTGGTCTATATTTAAATAATATTTCTTTTAATTTTTCTATTTTTTTCATATAGTCATCCGTTTTTAAAAAAGATACAGCTAAGCAGGCTACAACTTCTCTTTTAGAGTTAAATATAGGAATACCTACCCCTATTGCATATTTAAAACTTTCTTCTATACTAGTTACATAACCATCTTTTTTTATTTTTTCATACTCTTGTAAAATTTTTTGAGTAGTTGTAAGTGTATTTTTAGCTACTTTCTCATATGTTTCTTTCTGTAATATTTTTATTACTTTTTCTCTATCGTAATAAGCCATAAGACATTTTCCATAACAGCCTCGATTTATAGGATAAAAAATTCCTGGCCTGTAATTCATTTTCATAGGTTGATATAATTCAATTTCATAAAGTGATATTATTTTTTCTCTATCTCTTATAGCTAAACCTACAGATTCTTTTGCTTCAGCAGATATTTCATTTAATATCTCTTCTACTTTATTTTCAAAGTTAAAATTATTCAAATATACACTTCCTAATCTATAGACTTGAGGACCTAATCTATACATCTTAGTTAAATTATCTTTTATTACTAAATCATTTTCTAAAAAAACATTTAAAATTCTGTGTATGGTTGTTTTATTTATTTCTAATATATCTGCTAATTCTTGTGCTTTATACTCATATGGTGTATCGCTTAATTTATTAAGTATTAATATAGATTTTTCAATGCTTGATAAATTTTTACTACTCATTATCATACCTCATTGCTAACTCTACTATAGTATTTAACATCAGTTCAATACCCTTTTCAAAATCTTTAGGCTTAGTAAATTCATCTGGATGATGACTTAACCCATTTTCACTAGGTACGAATATTAAAGATGTAGGAGTTATATGAGCCATATTCATTGCATCATGTCCTGCACCACTATTCATTTTTAAATATTTGTATCCCAATTTTTCTGATATATTTTCCATTAGCTTTATATTTTCTTCTGATAAGTCTACTGGAGGCGTATAAAGTGTCTTTATAACTTCAATATCTACATCTAATTCTTTTTTTATTTTTTCAATTTCATTTTTAAAACTATTATATACACTATTAATATTTTGTTCTTTAGTAGATCTAATATCTACTGAAATTTCTACAAAGCCAGGTATAACATTAGAAGCATTTGGGGATAACTTTAGTTCACCAACAGTTGCTACTGTACCTTCACCTATATTTTTTGCTATTTTTTCTATAGAAATTATAAATTTTGATGCTGCAACTAATGCATCTTTTCTATTGTC
It encodes the following:
- a CDS encoding metal ABC transporter ATP-binding protein — encoded protein: MNIIEVNNLTVKYDNVTALDDINIKIKKGEFLGVIGPNGGGKTTLLKSLLGLIKPNIGEVKINDHRPIGYVPQFSNFDRTFPIKVLDVILLGKLEGKIKFLHRFKNTDINKAEEIMHSLGIYKFRNRQISQLSGGQLQKVLIARALIMEPEIMILDEPTASLDANSKTEIYNLLKRLNEDKTIIVVSHDVGVINSYIDTVACLNKKMHYHGDDTKLSKRTLENVYGCPVELIAHGNTPHRVLHVHDEEGEEI
- a CDS encoding N-acyl-D-amino-acid deacylase family protein, with translation MFDLKITNGEIYDFDNSSKDILDIGISSGKIVKIGKNIGEAKIIIDAEKKIVSPGFIDIHMHEETIGNTIDNDDYDIANKMLLMGVTTGVGGNCGINKQSIKEFYDFVDKNGSPINYLLFIGHNYLREQVGIEDRYRKATDKEIEQMKVLLNEAIDYGAIGLSFGIEYSPGITLDEIVKLCEPLRGKEVLLSAHYRKDAKYAIESVKELIEISKKTGIPMQISHLGSCAAYGMMNETLEVIQKAIDDGIDIEADCYPYDAFSTYIGSAVFDEGCFDLWNKSYDSILLTEEPYKGVRCNKELFIKARKEHPNMLVVAFVMNEDEVVRALKSPFMSIASDGLYNTSQGHPRGAGTFPKALSKYVREEEKISMLEALKKMTLIPAKRLGLKSKGQIKLNYDADLVIFDPKNIQDKADYLNPTLPPEGIEYVIINGEIVAKDKKILKSRLGKIIK
- a CDS encoding YfcC family protein; translation: MSDVKLDNKKKKFKVPHVYVILLTIILICGVLTYIVPAGEYNMVENEEGREVLDPESFENVEKTPVTPFGLLKSVPKGMVETALIIFFIFIVGGSFAVVEATGATEAGLGKVTIMMAGKEKLIIPIIMFVFSLGGAVFGMAEETLPFIPIMVTLAIALGFDSLTGVGMVLVGAGAGFAGAFMNPFTIGVAQGIAGIPLFSGMGYRIFAYIVMYLLATSFIFWYAGRVKKNPKKSLMYEADQKREDTLDLDNLMDFTVRHKIVLLVVAVTIGLLVFGVVNYGWYIEQISALFLGMAIVVAIVGGLGFNGFAESLIEGMSNLAGGALVVGFARAILVVLTEGQILDTILHSTASLVSGLPSYLAALGMYIFQCFLNFIVPSGSGQAAVSIPILAPLSDLVGVTRQTAVLAYQFGDGISNIFTPTSGYFMAGLALAKVPWDKWAKWILPLILVEYIVAGVLVVIANLINFGPF
- a CDS encoding M20 family metallopeptidase; translation: MYNKKVDEIKELISEKEVIKIIKELVEIPSYPGIQSQETKVAEKIKHIFESENIKVEVQEVVDGRCNVIARIKGNGIGKNLLLTGHTDTVPPYDMENACKLIEKDNKLYGRGTVDMKGPLACMIASMIAIKRSKVELKGDLIFAGVIDEEEGSEGTIDLLKRNLDIDAAIVGEPTRLEICVAHRGLEWIEFDFVGKTVHGGKQEEGINAIVKATNFIQRIEDEVIPKIYSNTHPIIGTSSMNYGTINGGTQPSTVAGNCKLKIDRRWVPKENYQDMLKEYQDILDDMSKKDDKFKCEMKIMKESVMRDGYVHEAMETDTNSDIVKISKGITDKIMDKDTKLTYFPAWTDGGLLSSYANIETIVFAPGDLESAHSSKEFIDKKQVYPATVIYTLIAMEYCS
- a CDS encoding IclR family transcriptional regulator, which encodes MSSKNLSSIEKSILILNKLSDTPYEYKAQELADILEINKTTIHRILNVFLENDLVIKDNLTKMYRLGPQVYRLGSVYLNNFNFENKVEEILNEISAEAKESVGLAIRDREKIISLYEIELYQPMKMNYRPGIFYPINRGCYGKCLMAYYDREKVIKILQKETYEKVAKNTLTTTQKILQEYEKIKKDGYVTSIEESFKYAIGVGIPIFNSKREVVACLAVSFLKTDDYMKKIEKLKEILFKYRPKVEKYIP